The genome window CTCCGgcccctctgcagcttcctgacTGGGAAAGTGACTTTAAAAGAGCATCTCGATGGCCGTGGGGCTGATTGCTGAGGGGAAGCTGCCCGGCCACCTCTCCTCGCGCCGTCACTGCAGCGCGGCCTGGCGTAGTTCATTGGTGCAGGGGTaaagccctgctgcactggggagcgTCACGGACGAACGGCTAGATGACACCGTTGCCAAGGAAAACAAGCGACCTGTTAACCGCACAGTGCCCTGAGCTGAGCAAaggaccctgtgcccccccctcctcctccccgctgccactgacctacccctgccagcccctcccagAGAGTAATGGGGCCATGTGCTTTCATCTGAGCTTATCCGACCCCGTGACATACGTGGGTCAATGTTgctcctgcccctgtccccgcacctgctgctgttgcaaacaggccccgttgcggggggcaggcgagggaggggaaagggaacagactGTGTCGGGGAGGGGAGCAACGGGTGGGCAGTACATTGAATCAGCACAGGCTgtgacttcactttctgccctgtgCTCCGAGCTGCCGAGGGGCCAGATGACGCCCAGCGCCTCTGTGACTACTGGCTGAATGCCGGTAACATCCCCATCACACAGATGAGGAGAGTCCTTTTATCCCCCGTTTGTGACAATCGAGAACAAAACCCTGCTACCTGACGGGGCACATGCAGCGGAGCCGGGCGGCGTTGGCGAGGAGCGGTACCGCAGCGCCGGCCCTGGGAGACGTTCTCTGCTTAGGACAGTGCACGGTGTGAGCTCTCACCGTGCAGCCTCCACGCTGGAGTAGTTACTCTCAGGAATCGCAGCCATGATGGAATTACATGGCACAGCCCTGGAGGGgaaactgccaaagaaacccaccgcaggagcattcaactcagaaaggggaactgcacagacgtgagggggctcgttaaatggaaattaaaagcaacatgccagggtgaaatgccagcaaagcgcacggagactgtttaaaaacaccatgCTAGAGGCTCACACTACATGTATcccgcaaataaaaaacaaaccagtgcgaggataaaaaaaatgcccCCAGGGCTAAACAGCCGAGTAAAAGAGGcactttggaagtcaaatcctagtgaggaaaatacaaagcagcataaactctggcaagtcaaatgaaaagtataataaggccaaaaaagaacgtgaagagcaactagctaaggcaCAACAACTAACAGCAAAGCATTGGGTAAGTACATGGGATGCAGGAAGTCTGCCATACAGTCAGCAAAGCCACTAGGCGATCGaggcgctaaaggagcactccaggaagaccaggccattgcggagaaacttctgtcttcagtgcagaggatgcgGAGGAAATCCATACGCGCCAGcccttctttttaggtgacagatgctagaatcaaagaattatagacccatcgggttggaagggactgcaaggttcagggagggagtttgggtgcaggagggggtttggggtgtaggctctgggacggggtctgggtgctgggtgcaggctctgggctgggacagagggttggggtgagggagggggtgtgagatggagtttgggtgctggttgcaggctctggggtggggcagaggtttggggttaaggagggggtgcagaagggggtgcaggctctgggatggagtttgggggttggatgcaggctctgggctgggacagggtgttggggtgcgggaggaggtttgggtgctgggtgcaggctctgggctgggggttggggtgcaggagggggtgcgggaggaggtttgggtgctgggtgcaggctctgggctgggacagggtgttggggtgcgggaggaggtttgggtgctgggtgcaggctctgggctgggggttggggtgcaggagggggtgtgggaggtggtttgggtgctgggtgcaggctctggctgggacagggtgttgtgtgggagggggtttgggagctgggtgcaggctctgggctgggacagggcgttggggtgcgggagggagtgcagtgGATGGGGCTCGGTCAGGGattaggagtttggggtgcagcaggcaggctgccctggggctaaggtgggggccagaggggaggatccccccagggacaaggcactcacccaagccccgccAGGCTTCTGCTCAGGAGGTCCTGCCAGAATAAGCCCCCGGCTCCCTCGGATTCGACTCCGAATCCCCTGCcggggcgggagaggggaggctgccatgcgcctcctccctccgcagcgcagcagccgcctcagcctgacCCGGCAGCACTTCCTTGTAGCCCGCAGTGGCAGCGGCCGGCCAGGGAGCGCagcgcggagctgcagggggcaggcagggatacTCGGGGGAggcgtgtgggggtggcaggcgggacGGGGGGAGAAACCCtgccctgaacattggtggagccagacCCCCTGGGACCTGAATTTattggagcccgggcaccacgggcccatataactcaccgcccctggcaaggttcatctagtctaacccaccCATCTTCTCTCTTCCGGCTGGGATCCCttgactgcagcagctccccagatgtcctagctcttctctttcccttacatccttcacttctctggccattggtttgctgcatctctgagtcctcgctctataggcccaggcccagcagctagTTACCCAGGCTACGCTCCCGTTGCCATCCGTGGGGGTATCCTGTGCTGTCAGGGCTGCAGGTTTTGGCCCATGGTCAATGCAGGCGCTACGGCTGCTGCACACCTACGTGGTGACTCCTGCAGCCCATCGCCAAACTGCGGGGCCATATTCTGCAGGGTGGCCTCCCTGGCTGAGATTCTGGGAGCAGAGAAACCCTGGGTTCGAGAAGGAAAATGACCCCACCAGAACACTCTGGAAATGGCTCCCAGAGACGTCCCAGTGACACCTGACTTTGCAGCCCGGGGGTTCTCTGGCAGGAGTTCTCCTGCTTCTTCATTGTCACCGCGGGCAAGAGTCTGGCAGTGGGAATGGAGAGGGGGTGTCTGCCGGCAGATCCTTCCATGGCTTTCTGAATGGGAGCCTGACAGAGCTTGTGCCCATGGtggtgaagggcccagattcaatcCCCACCCGTGCCTATGGGGTCTTTGTGTGGCCATGGGTTcccttacccatcactgcaggctgtgcaggaggtggaggagaacctggccatggaggaggcagCGTCTCCCTGGTCTGAGCAGCACCGGAGCTGGGGGAGCCGGACGGGAGCTTCTGGTACGGGAGGTTTCACGTGCggtccatggagctggagaggacagagctgggcccagagtcctggggcagctcctcagttagttcctgtaagacccaaaggagaaggtcagattcaggccccactgacccctgggcacttcccagagaggctgcccagacacagccagcaggattctctggcaacacagctgggccctgtcctcccgattccttccttcccttccaacTTGGCCCTTACCCAGCCTCTCGCAGCTGCCCCTTACCTTTCTTGCCTCAGCTTACCCTCCAGTCCCATGATTCCCCATCTGCCCCCAGCGCTTACGCCCAGAATTTCCTCTTGGCGGTGCCCAGTCCTCAGCCCCAGGAATCACTGCTCTCTGCTGTTCTCTCCAGTGCCCTGCCAAGGGGAGCGCCCTCCTTGTCCGAGGTCTCCTGCCCTCCCGCCAGGTCCCCACAGCCGTCTCTCACTCACCGCTGTCTTCTCCACCAGCGCCGCTTTGGAGCAGGGCCATTCCAGGCTGTCCGGCCACCCTCCTGTGCGGTGAAGCAGATCGGAGctgtgggtggaggggtggggggagatgatgCTTCATAGAGTTTCATatagcttaaggccagaaggcaccattagatcatctcatCTTACCTCCTGAATgttccaggccattaaatttcaccaacctatagtctgagtctctcactgtaggtcattttctccagctctcatatCATTAGTgtgactcttttctgcaccctctccaatttaacaccatccttttaaaacacagacaccagaactggctgTCACTATTccatcatctctctcaccaatgctatagagagaggtaagatcccctccctgctcctactcattATTGTCCTATTTACGCATCTGGGCAAGGGGGACCTAGCCATGGAGGTAGAGGAGGACTtggccttgccctcctcctcctcatccaagtCATCCTCTTCCGCTTTCTTGTCCATGACCacgtgctccattcctatggccaggtcctccccctccttctcttcttccccctgcatcgGCACATCCCTGTCCTCCTCTATTCCTGGTCCTCCTAGTCTATAGCcaggtcctcttcctcctcttctgcctcttcttcttccccctgcatggccacatcctcctccttctcttctgtggccagctcctcttcctcctgctccttctctgtggccaggttctcctcgtccttttcctccttcttgtcctctctggccaggtcgtccccctcctccactccctcctctatggccaggtcctccctctccttctccatggccaggttctcctcctccttttcctccttctcgttttcctctctggccaggtcctcttgctcctcctcctccatggccCGGTCcacttccttctcctcttccccctgcatcggcacatcctcctcctcctcctccattcctgggtcctcctagtctatagccaggtcctctacctcctcttccacctctttTTCTTCCACCCTGCATagccacatcctcctccttctcctctgttgccaagtcctcttcctcctgctccttctccgtggCCAAGTCCTAATCCTCTTCCACTTCTTTTTCCTCCGTAGCCAGTAccccctcttccttctcttctttctccggCATGGCCACATCCTTGTCCTCCTCTATTAGCaggtcctcttccttctcctcctcctggtccaggtcctccttgtcctcctctgtgGCGTGGTCCTTctccatggccaggtcctcctcttcctcctctgtagccaggttctcctcctcttccacctgctCCATGGCCAGGTGCTCCACTCCCATGGCcaggtcctcctcctcttcctccataggcaggtgctcctcttcctcctcttcctgctccatggccaggtccttctcttcttccttttgctcCATGATCAGGTGTTCCTCCAACAGGGCcacgtccttctcttcctcttcctttagcttcttcttcctcctccttctctgtggTCAAGTCCTATTCCTCTTCTATGgagatctcctcctcctcctcctctgcagacaggttctcctcctcctcctcctctt of Chrysemys picta bellii isolate R12L10 chromosome 11, ASM1138683v2, whole genome shotgun sequence contains these proteins:
- the LOC135974205 gene encoding cilia- and flagella-associated protein 251-like; protein product: MEEEEEDVPMQGEEEKEVDRAMEEEEQEDLAREENEKEEKEEENLAMEKEREDLAIEEGVEEGDDLAREDKKEEKDEENLATEKEQEEEELATEEKEEDVAMQGEEEEAEEEEEDLAID